The Megalops cyprinoides isolate fMegCyp1 chromosome 12, fMegCyp1.pri, whole genome shotgun sequence genome contains a region encoding:
- the ccdc177 gene encoding coiled-coil domain-containing protein 177: MVDPSETEEQGKRKGPGLETPSAGSEAPCMPEQNGGGAGTAEEGVESGAVPEPEPTPGPGPEPPSQSRPQQPQQQQQQQQQQSREREQSPKLHLDLYNFDSPDAEGSRYVLTSPRSLEACARCGVKPVELLPRPLADFAHEAPGRSMRVATGLFEVYERDRHTKLRQCREERERIIREEKRRILNLSATSGSSTTSSCLVGSSSASVSTTAGQASNTVLTASAQPSKTVITDSGPPSKNIPTGSGQPPKTVPTSSVPLSKSVLTGSGKPTKTFPMVSESESKTLPSSQPSSAASSVKSVTTKQVPLGLGPAAARVSSSTAKPANTFPRSSSKPAASVTRAPTSLTPAVSNTSIPATVTSTTARSVNGLSCSLFAHTNGYPASQPKKRGKSHSLESLQRRREATCSSTTTTTTTTRTSSESGASSSYSWEGSRDQERWAKASSPRARTVATFNSLMGRSLSLGDLSHSPQTTQKVERIVKEVKRRGLKAVSERDRKIAALMLAKHQEEDIMSQTRYVAHLQWDSERRLEELRREREDREKQRAVQHCQRAWHSQVSSRQQRLTQQEREAAAAKLRQAAESEERWRELAEQQERSRQERLRQAAREERQKKLLQEQNLRALEEERVAVQEQEQLLLREKLSMAELKKQEREHQAQEERRGLNRAEKRRHAALLREIARREAEERETARRAIEEKLSRSSEKYEQIVERRGQELREKAKREEQQIQKARRAAERRERQQQEQLEARAREAERRAQQAAQVAEERAKEKALRAVQSRQEKEKLQRLNRQRVEEEEHQRRMELLQSIERKLEKSEQIFREKRAVLESARSVARASFHVRDRVREETNMRTFDKMALEAQLKASLDEK; encoded by the coding sequence ATGGTTGACCCTTCAGAGACAGAAGAGCAGGGGAAGAGGAAGGGCCCAGGGCTCGAGACGCCCAGCGCAGGCTCCGAGGCGCCCTGCATGCCTGAGCAGAATGGGGGTGGGGCGGGGACAGCGGAGGAGGGCGTGGAGAGCGGCGCGGTTCCGGAGCCCGAGCCCACGCCGGGGCCTGGGCCTGAGCCGCCCTCTCAGAGCAGGCCCCAGCAGccgcagcagcaacagcagcagcagcagcagcagagccggGAGCGGGAGCAGTCCCCCAAGCTGCACCTCGACCTGTACAACTTCGACTCGCCAGACGCGGAGGGCAGCCGCTATGTGCTGACCAGCCCGCGCTCCCTGGAGGCCTGCGCGCGCTGCGGGGTCAAGCCCGTGGAGCTGCTGCCCCGCCCACTCGCCGACTTCGCCCACGAAGCGCCGGGCCGCTCCATGCGGGTAGCCACGGGGCTGTTCGAGGTGTACGAGAGGGACAGGCACACCAAGCTGAGGCAGTGccgggaggagagagagaggatcatcagagaggagaagagacgGATCCTAAACTTAAGTGCCACTAGCGGCAGCAGCACCACATCCTCATGTCTAGTAGGAAGTTCCTCAGCTTCAGTCAGCACAACCGCTGGCCAAGCCTCTAACACTGTCCTAACTGCCTCTGCTCAGCCGTCTAAAACTGTCATAACTGATTCTGGTCCACCCTCTAAAAACATCCCAACCGGCTCTGGTCAGCCCCCAAAAACTGTCCCGACTAGCTCAGTTCCACTTTCTAAATCTGTCCTGACTGGTTCTGGCAAACCAACGAAAACCTTCCCCATGGTCTCTGAATCAGAGTCAAAAACTCTTCCCTCTAGTCAGCCCTCCTCTGCTGCTTCCTCAGTAAAAAGTGTGACCACCAAACAAGTCCCATTAGGTCTGGGACCTGCTGCTGCAAGGGTTTCTAGTTCCACAGCAAAACCTGCCAATACGTTTCCCAGGTCATCATCAAAGCCTGCTGCCTCTGTCACCAGAGCTCCCACCTCTCTGACACCGGCTGTGTCGAACACCTCAATACCAGCCACCGTCACCAGCACAACTGCGAGGTCAGTTAACGGCCTTTCATGCTCCCTGTTCGCTCACACCAATGGCTACCCAGCCTCCCAGCCAAAAAAACGGGGGAAGAGTCACTCGCTGGAGTCTCTCCAGCGGAGACGGGAGGCGACGTGCTCCTCCACCacaacaaccaccaccaccacccgtACCTCCTCGGAGTCGGGTGCCTCGTCCTCCTACAGCTGGGAAGGGTCCCGGGACCAGGAGCGCTGGGCCAAGGCCTCCAGCCCGCGGGCGCGCACCGTGGCCACCTTCAACTCCCTGATGGGCCGCAGCCTGAGCCTGGGAGACCTCAGCCACTCGCCGCAGACCACTCAGAAGGTGGAGCGCATCGTCAAGGAGGTGAAGCGGCGCGGGCTGAAGGCCGTGTCAGAGCGGGACCGCAAGATCGCCGCCCTGATGCTGGCCAAGCACCAGGAGGAGGACATTATGAGCCAGACGCGCTACGTGGCGCACCTGCAGTGGGACAGTGAGCGGCGGCTGGAGGAGCTGCGGCGGGAGCGGGAGGACCGCGAGAAGCAGCGCGCCGTGCAGCACTGCCAGCGGGCATGGCACTCCCAGGTGTCCAGCCGCCAGCAGCGCCTCACCCAGCAGGAGCGGGAGGCGGCGGCCGCCAAGCTGCGGCAGGCGGCGGAGAGCGAGGAGAGGTGGCGGGAGCTGGCGGAGCAGCAGGAGCGCAGCCGGCAGGAGAGGCTGCGGCAGGCGGCGCGCgaggagaggcagaagaagctgctgcaggagcaGAACCTGCGGgccctggaggaggagcgggTGGCcgtgcaggagcaggagcagctgctgctgcgggAGAAGCTCTCCATGGCCGAGCTGAAGAAGCAGGAGCGCGAGCACCAGGCCCAGGAGGAGCGGCGCGGGCTGAACCGCGCCGAGAAGAGGCGCCACGCCGCCCTGCTGCGGGAGATCGCCCGGCGCGAGGCGGAGGAGCGCGAGACGGCCCGGCGGGCCATCGAGGAGAAGCTGAGCCGCTCCTCCGAGAAGTACGAGCAGATCGTGGAGCGGCGCGGGCAGGAGCTGCGGGAGAAGGCCAAGCGCGAGGAGCAGCAGATACAGAAGGCGCGGCGGGCGGCGGAGCGGCGGGAacggcagcagcaggagcagctggaggcgCGGGCGAGGGAGGCGGAGCGGCGGGCGCAGCAGGCCGCCCAGGTGGCGGAGGAGCGGGCGAAGGAGAAGGCGCTGAGGGCGGTGCAGAGCcggcaggagaaggagaagctgCAGCGGCTGAACCGGCAGcgcgtggaggaggaggagcaccAGCGCCGCATGGAGCTGCTCCAGTCCATCGAGAGGAAGCTGGAGAAGAGCGAGCAGATCTTCCGGGAGAAGCGCGCCGTGCTGGAGAGCGCCCGCTCCGTGGCCCGCGCCTCCTTCCACGTGAGAGACCGCGTGCGCGAGGAAACCAACATGCGCACCTTCGATAAGATGGCTCTGGAGGCCCAGCTGAAAGCCAGCCTGGACGAGAAGTAA